A genomic window from Streptomyces sp. 846.5 includes:
- a CDS encoding FtsX-like permease family protein — MFRLGLRLSLQGGREALVRLAAIVAAVALGVAVVLSIFADYHGYQSMLNRPCWECTSGTPLNGQQSAGTALPSTGALWNLSDDYFHGRTIERLDVAALGSAGSVVIPGLQQLPAAGQFVVSPALAALLRTVPADQLGNRFPGTQAGLIGDAALTGPDQLVVVVGHTPAQLAAESGTEHVSTVATKHSDISTSNVYKYGFGLGSIAVLFPLLILISTATRLAAARREERYAAMRLVGATPRQINVIASVDSAVGALLGTLLGIGVFQLIRTGVDDLAVTGSRFFPDVVNPSATDYITLIVVVPVASMLAALWSLRRVRISPLGTSRRATPPPPGAWRLAPLLLGLVIYVGPLAVLGFQNKSTSGPSSSSLALAELGVLLIMTGLILSGSWLTMQVARVVARFVKGPASLLAARRLADNPKAAFRAVSGLVLAVLIGTAIGGLVPSVVDGQNSGSAGSLTRVLHADFATGNCNGGSCSSRSGPAKPSRGAAPAPSPAPAVGAAGLPPQTAATLLARLRSFPGVSVVPIYSEPAGAGTGGLVASCADLAALSAIGQCAPGAQDVKADFGALYIDNLLSLERQLPLVTSANATGSIDLSTLDLQTVLVRVDNTSTLEQIRTLLSTYSSANGVTQPPQTFGEVGDARASLLKAAERVIEVLVGLTVLVAGCSLAVSVGGSLVERRRPFTLLRLSGTPTPTLYRVVVLESMLPLLTATVVAAVIGFGTSLPLVLAVVPQRAHLALPDGTYFALMGAGLLASVAAILTALPLLGRLTSPSNAQFE; from the coding sequence ATGTTCCGTCTCGGCCTGCGGCTGTCACTGCAGGGCGGCCGGGAGGCGCTGGTGCGCCTCGCCGCGATCGTGGCCGCCGTCGCCCTGGGCGTCGCGGTGGTCCTGTCCATCTTCGCCGACTACCACGGCTACCAGAGCATGCTGAACCGGCCGTGCTGGGAGTGCACCAGCGGGACTCCGCTGAACGGCCAGCAGTCCGCCGGCACGGCGCTGCCCTCGACCGGGGCGCTGTGGAACCTCAGCGACGACTACTTCCACGGCCGGACGATCGAGCGGCTGGACGTGGCGGCCCTGGGATCCGCCGGATCGGTCGTCATCCCCGGCCTCCAACAGCTGCCCGCCGCCGGGCAGTTCGTCGTCTCACCGGCCCTGGCCGCACTGCTGCGGACGGTCCCCGCCGATCAGCTCGGCAACCGGTTCCCCGGCACGCAGGCCGGCCTGATCGGCGACGCCGCGCTCACCGGACCGGACCAGCTCGTGGTGGTGGTCGGCCACACCCCGGCGCAGCTCGCCGCGGAGTCGGGCACCGAGCACGTCAGCACCGTCGCGACCAAGCACAGCGACATCAGCACCTCCAATGTCTACAAGTACGGCTTCGGCCTGGGCTCGATCGCGGTGCTGTTCCCGCTGCTGATCCTGATCAGCACTGCCACCCGGCTGGCCGCAGCCAGGCGTGAGGAGCGCTATGCGGCGATGCGCCTGGTCGGCGCGACACCCCGGCAGATCAATGTGATCGCCTCGGTGGACTCCGCCGTCGGGGCACTGCTGGGCACTCTGCTGGGCATCGGCGTCTTCCAGCTGATCCGCACCGGGGTCGACGACCTGGCCGTCACCGGCTCGCGGTTCTTCCCCGATGTGGTGAACCCCTCGGCGACGGACTACATCACGCTGATCGTCGTCGTGCCGGTGGCCTCGATGTTGGCCGCGCTCTGGTCGCTGCGGCGGGTGCGCATCTCCCCGCTGGGCACCAGCCGCCGGGCTACGCCGCCGCCCCCCGGGGCCTGGCGGCTGGCGCCGCTGCTGCTCGGCCTGGTCATCTATGTCGGACCGCTGGCGGTGCTCGGATTCCAGAACAAGTCGACCAGCGGGCCCAGCAGTTCGTCGCTGGCTCTGGCCGAGCTCGGGGTGCTGCTGATCATGACCGGGCTGATCCTGAGCGGCTCCTGGCTCACCATGCAGGTGGCCCGGGTCGTCGCCAGGTTCGTCAAGGGCCCCGCCTCGCTGCTGGCCGCGCGACGGCTGGCGGACAACCCCAAGGCCGCCTTCCGAGCGGTGAGCGGGCTCGTCCTGGCCGTGCTGATCGGGACTGCCATCGGCGGCCTGGTGCCGTCCGTGGTCGACGGGCAGAACTCCGGGTCCGCCGGATCGCTGACCCGGGTACTGCACGCCGACTTCGCCACCGGGAACTGCAACGGCGGCAGTTGCTCGTCCAGGTCCGGCCCCGCCAAGCCCTCCCGGGGCGCCGCCCCGGCCCCCTCTCCCGCCCCGGCCGTCGGCGCCGCCGGCCTGCCCCCGCAGACCGCCGCGACGCTGCTCGCGCGGCTGCGTTCGTTCCCGGGTGTGTCCGTCGTTCCGATCTACTCCGAGCCGGCCGGGGCCGGTACCGGCGGTCTGGTCGCCTCCTGCGCCGACCTGGCGGCGCTGAGCGCGATCGGGCAGTGCGCGCCGGGTGCACAGGACGTCAAGGCGGACTTCGGGGCGCTGTACATCGACAACCTGCTGTCCCTGGAGCGGCAGTTGCCGCTGGTGACCAGTGCCAACGCCACCGGTTCGATCGACCTCTCGACGCTGGACCTGCAGACCGTCCTGGTCAGGGTCGACAACACCAGCACGCTCGAACAGATCCGCACCCTGCTCTCCACCTACTCCTCGGCCAACGGCGTGACCCAGCCTCCGCAGACGTTCGGCGAGGTCGGCGACGCCCGCGCGTCCCTGCTCAAGGCGGCCGAGCGGGTCATCGAGGTCCTGGTCGGCCTGACCGTGCTGGTCGCCGGCTGCAGCCTGGCCGTGTCCGTCGGCGGAAGCCTGGTGGAGCGCAGGCGGCCGTTCACCCTGCTGCGGCTGAGCGGGACACCGACACCGACGCTGTACCGGGTGGTGGTCCTGGAGTCGATGCTGCCGCTGCTCACCGCGACCGTGGTGGCCGCCGTGATCGGCTTCGGCACCTCGCTGCCGCTGGTACTGGCAGTGGTCCCGCAGCGCGCCCACCTCGCCCTGCCGGACGGCACCTACTTCGCCCTGATGGGCGCGGGGCTGCTCGCCTCGGTGGCCGCGATCCTGACCGCCCTGCCGCTGCTCGGCCGGCTGACATCCCCTTCCAACGCGCAGTTCGAGTAG
- a CDS encoding LysR family transcriptional regulator yields the protein MTRVELRQLRYFAAVAEELNFGRAAAKLLIAGPSLSQQIKSLEQDLGVRLFDRDRRSVRLTADGAALLPLARDLLERADGLRRRAAELSGSEPVRLGFVNWLPPDLSSRLLGVAQLHVDPWVAPSHAQAARVADGSLDLAVCWVREEDLERHGLRARLIGADRLHCVATGDDTGPVPARNTAVLVDDDTVSWSSWNAYAEELAHATGARAVRIADGGITGPAFFDHVRRSRRPVINSPKGQTTPLPPDLVRRPVTDPQPYWTWSLVLRGDETRSAVLAAADALTAGVGAGDLGLHQPGAWLPDFDPHRRRR from the coding sequence ATCACCAGAGTGGAACTCCGTCAGCTGCGCTACTTCGCGGCGGTCGCCGAAGAGCTGAACTTCGGGCGGGCCGCCGCGAAGCTGCTCATCGCCGGGCCGTCGCTGTCCCAGCAGATCAAGTCGCTGGAGCAGGACCTGGGAGTGCGGCTGTTCGACCGCGACCGCCGTTCGGTCCGGCTGACGGCGGACGGCGCGGCCCTGCTGCCGCTGGCCCGGGACCTGCTGGAGCGGGCCGACGGCCTGCGGCGCCGGGCCGCCGAGCTGTCGGGTTCCGAGCCGGTCCGGCTCGGCTTCGTCAACTGGCTCCCGCCCGACCTGTCCTCGCGTCTGCTCGGCGTCGCCCAGCTGCATGTCGACCCCTGGGTGGCGCCCTCGCACGCCCAGGCCGCCCGGGTCGCGGACGGCAGCCTGGACCTCGCGGTGTGCTGGGTGCGTGAGGAGGACCTGGAACGGCACGGCCTGCGGGCCCGGCTGATCGGCGCGGACCGGCTGCACTGCGTCGCCACCGGGGACGACACCGGCCCGGTCCCGGCCCGGAACACAGCCGTGCTGGTCGACGACGACACCGTCTCCTGGTCGTCCTGGAACGCCTACGCCGAGGAGTTGGCCCACGCCACCGGGGCCCGGGCGGTGCGCATCGCCGACGGCGGGATCACCGGCCCCGCCTTCTTCGACCACGTCCGCCGCAGCCGACGGCCCGTCATCAACTCGCCCAAGGGCCAGACCACTCCGCTGCCGCCGGACCTGGTCCGGCGCCCGGTGACCGACCCGCAGCCGTACTGGACCTGGTCCCTGGTCCTGCGCGGCGACGAGACCCGTTCCGCGGTGCTCGCCGCCGCCGACGCCCTCACCGCCGGTGTCGGCGCCGGCGACCTCGGGCTGCACCAACCCGGGGCCTGGCTGCCCGACTTCGACCCGCACCGGCGCCGCCGGTAG
- a CDS encoding glycosyltransferase family 39 protein, translated as MAAVQLPRVAWRRVLPVLAVLAALLEATAGRYGYHRDELYFLVASHHLAWGYADQPPLVPVLIRLETAVLGDSVRALRTLPLLLALCTVLLAALCAREFAGLDEPRSRRAQLLAALATGASAMALVGGHLFVTSGVDLCVWALLLWLVLRWLRTRDDRLWLLAGLAAGVGLLVNNLVAMLAFALVLSAAAVGPRAVFRSPLLYAGAVIALLLWAPDLIWQWRHHWPQLTMARRISSNSQRVQVLPFQFEASFPLLWIAGWWALTRRQEFTGYRMLAVGYPVTLVLVLLTGGKPYYATGWAPLLLSAGSVAAVDWLWRADRARTARHTAAVLLAAVLGVVFSLVEVVAALPVLPVSAYHVVQPLNAENGETVGWPELTATVAGVYRALPSAADRSSVTLIAENYGEAGALDHYGRPLGLPTPYADHNGYADFGTPSGDGPSILLGFDPADLTGYWGSCTPAARIDNGRGLDNQEQHKQILVCRDRLLPWPVLWKRLLHYS; from the coding sequence ATGGCGGCCGTGCAACTCCCACGGGTAGCCTGGCGCCGCGTCCTGCCCGTGCTGGCCGTCCTGGCCGCGCTGCTGGAGGCCACCGCCGGGCGCTACGGATACCACCGCGACGAGCTGTACTTCCTGGTGGCGAGCCATCATCTCGCGTGGGGCTACGCCGACCAACCGCCGCTGGTGCCGGTGCTGATCCGGCTGGAGACCGCCGTCCTGGGCGACTCGGTCCGGGCCCTGCGCACCCTGCCGCTGCTGCTGGCGCTGTGCACGGTGCTGCTCGCGGCGCTCTGCGCCAGGGAGTTTGCCGGGCTGGACGAACCGCGCAGCCGCCGCGCCCAGTTGCTGGCCGCGCTGGCCACCGGGGCCTCCGCGATGGCACTGGTGGGCGGCCATCTCTTCGTCACCTCCGGCGTGGACCTGTGCGTCTGGGCCCTGCTGCTCTGGCTGGTGCTGCGCTGGCTGCGGACCCGCGACGACCGGCTCTGGCTGCTCGCCGGACTCGCCGCCGGGGTCGGACTGCTCGTCAACAACCTTGTGGCGATGTTGGCCTTCGCACTCGTGCTGAGCGCGGCGGCGGTCGGGCCGAGGGCGGTGTTCCGCAGTCCGCTGCTGTACGCGGGGGCCGTGATCGCGCTGCTGCTCTGGGCGCCCGACCTGATCTGGCAGTGGCGGCACCACTGGCCGCAGCTGACGATGGCCCGGCGGATCTCGTCCAACTCGCAGCGGGTGCAAGTGCTTCCCTTTCAGTTCGAGGCGTCCTTCCCGCTGTTGTGGATCGCCGGCTGGTGGGCGCTGACCCGCCGTCAGGAGTTCACCGGGTACCGGATGCTGGCGGTGGGCTATCCGGTGACGCTGGTTCTGGTGCTGCTCACCGGCGGCAAGCCCTACTACGCCACCGGCTGGGCGCCGCTGCTGCTGAGCGCGGGCTCGGTGGCCGCGGTGGACTGGCTGTGGCGGGCGGACCGGGCGCGCACCGCGCGGCACACCGCCGCAGTGCTGCTCGCGGCGGTACTGGGCGTGGTGTTCTCGCTGGTGGAGGTGGTCGCCGCGCTCCCGGTGCTGCCGGTCTCGGCCTATCACGTCGTCCAGCCGCTGAACGCCGAGAACGGCGAGACCGTCGGCTGGCCCGAACTGACCGCCACCGTCGCCGGGGTGTACCGCGCGCTGCCCTCGGCCGCCGACCGCTCCAGTGTCACCCTGATCGCCGAGAACTACGGCGAGGCCGGAGCCCTGGACCACTACGGCCGCCCGCTCGGCCTGCCCACCCCGTACGCCGACCACAATGGCTACGCCGACTTCGGCACCCCCTCGGGCGACGGCCCCTCGATCCTGCTCGGCTTCGATCCGGCCGACCTGACCGGCTACTGGGGCAGTTGCACCCCGGCCGCCCGGATCGACAACGGCCGCGGGCTCGACAACCAGGAGCAGCACAAGCAGATCCTGGTCTGCCGGGACCGGCTGCTGCCCTGGCCGGTCCTCTGGAAGCGGCTGCTGCACTACTCCTGA
- a CDS encoding Na+/H+ antiporter: protein MRAVGTILVLVVLATVVATGARRLRIPAPSLLVLAGLGVALIPGTPPLHIAPQTIALVVLPPLLYASAEELSMRDLRLVWRPVTVLALGLVLASAAAVGALAIAVTGLPVPMAFVLGSVLASTDPVAVTALGRRLALPGRVQVLVQAESLFNDATSLVLFKVAIGVAVAGTAVDWPHAGGEFLLLAGGGSAVGAAVAAGVAVVRRRTTDPVLETVIALVTPYSAYVLAEGVHTSGVTAVVVAGVVLGRSGHKLSDARIRLQLQAVYGVVVFLLESVVFAIVGLELPTLVRDLPGGTSWWPLQALAVAALLIALRILWMLPLTSVVKPVGGAASWRVAAVVTWAGTRGVMPLAAALSIPLVAADGTALPGRSLVLVLTTAVVVTTLVAQGLSLAPLVNRSGIALEPEHTAREEARTRRRLAGVGLEHLDQLADLDAAPTAALEQARRALDARLQHDQQEPGEQGQGQGQGGGSVLAAYRQIRREVIALQGGELRRLYEDHEISDTTRRHLQYDLDREESALAEGP, encoded by the coding sequence ATGCGCGCAGTGGGCACGATCCTCGTCCTGGTGGTCCTGGCGACCGTCGTGGCCACGGGTGCGCGCCGGCTGCGCATTCCCGCCCCCTCGCTGCTGGTCCTGGCCGGGCTGGGGGTGGCCCTGATCCCCGGCACCCCGCCGCTGCACATCGCCCCGCAGACCATCGCCCTGGTCGTGCTGCCGCCGCTGCTCTACGCCTCGGCCGAGGAACTGTCGATGCGCGATCTGCGGCTGGTCTGGCGGCCGGTGACGGTGCTGGCGCTGGGCCTGGTGCTGGCCTCCGCGGCGGCGGTCGGCGCGCTGGCGATCGCGGTGACCGGGCTGCCGGTGCCGATGGCGTTCGTGCTGGGGTCGGTGCTGGCCAGCACCGACCCGGTGGCGGTCACCGCGCTGGGCCGTCGGCTGGCGCTGCCGGGCCGGGTGCAGGTGCTGGTGCAGGCCGAGAGCCTGTTCAACGACGCCACCTCGCTGGTGCTGTTCAAGGTCGCCATCGGGGTGGCGGTCGCCGGCACGGCGGTGGACTGGCCGCACGCCGGGGGCGAGTTCCTGCTGCTGGCCGGCGGCGGGAGCGCGGTGGGCGCGGCCGTCGCGGCCGGGGTGGCGGTGGTCCGGCGGCGGACCACCGACCCGGTGCTGGAGACGGTGATCGCGCTGGTCACCCCGTACAGCGCCTATGTGCTGGCCGAGGGCGTGCACACCTCGGGGGTGACCGCCGTGGTGGTGGCCGGCGTGGTGCTGGGACGCTCGGGGCACAAGCTGAGCGACGCCAGGATCCGGCTCCAGCTGCAGGCCGTGTACGGGGTCGTGGTCTTCCTGCTGGAGAGCGTGGTCTTCGCGATCGTCGGTCTGGAACTGCCCACGCTGGTACGGGACCTGCCCGGCGGCACCAGCTGGTGGCCGCTGCAGGCGCTGGCGGTCGCGGCCCTGCTGATCGCCCTGCGGATCCTCTGGATGCTGCCGCTGACCTCGGTGGTCAAACCGGTCGGCGGCGCCGCGTCCTGGCGGGTGGCAGCGGTGGTCACCTGGGCCGGGACCCGGGGGGTGATGCCGCTGGCCGCCGCGCTGTCGATCCCGTTGGTCGCCGCCGACGGCACCGCACTGCCGGGACGATCCCTGGTGCTGGTGCTGACCACCGCCGTGGTGGTGACCACGCTGGTGGCGCAGGGGCTGAGCCTGGCGCCGCTGGTCAACCGCTCCGGCATCGCCCTGGAGCCCGAGCACACGGCCCGTGAGGAGGCCCGCACCCGGCGCCGGCTGGCAGGCGTCGGCCTGGAGCACCTGGACCAGCTCGCCGACCTCGACGCCGCCCCCACCGCCGCCCTGGAACAGGCCCGCCGCGCGCTGGACGCCCGGCTCCAGCACGACCAGCAGGAGCCCGGCGAGCAGGGGCAGGGCCAGGGCCAGGGCGGCGGTTCGGTGCTGGCGGCCTACCGGCAGATCCGCCGCGAGGTGATAGCCCTGCAGGGCGGCGAGCTCCGCCGGCTGTACGAGGACCACGAGATCAGCGACACCACCCGGCGGCACCTCCAGTACGACCTGGACCGTGAGGAGTCGGCCCTGGCCGAGGGCCCGTGA
- a CDS encoding phosphatase PAP2 family protein codes for MTTASPVLLAFDGSHIDGSLFGSVTGFARDTKWLNSPVELWTNAGLGVFAVLMAVGWWQARRRDTRAMTLALAAPVCVVAAFAVAEVVKKLVAEVRPCYSLPHDYYVTACPVRTDYAFPSGHETTAAATVAALFLLDRRLSAIAAVFAVLEGFTRVYVGAHYPHDVVAAAVLALPVAFVASLLLGRIGRPVVARLRTGALESVLTASRRAAHAAR; via the coding sequence ATGACCACTGCTTCCCCGGTGCTGCTGGCGTTCGACGGTTCGCACATCGACGGTTCGCTGTTCGGCTCGGTCACCGGTTTCGCCCGGGACACCAAGTGGCTCAACAGTCCGGTCGAGCTCTGGACCAACGCCGGCCTGGGCGTCTTCGCGGTGCTGATGGCCGTCGGCTGGTGGCAGGCCCGTCGGCGGGACACCCGGGCGATGACCCTCGCGCTGGCCGCGCCGGTGTGCGTGGTGGCGGCGTTCGCGGTGGCCGAGGTCGTCAAGAAGCTGGTCGCCGAGGTGCGGCCGTGCTACTCGCTGCCGCACGACTACTACGTGACCGCCTGCCCGGTACGCACCGACTACGCCTTCCCCAGCGGGCACGAGACCACCGCCGCCGCCACCGTGGCCGCGCTGTTCCTGCTCGACCGGCGGCTGAGCGCGATCGCCGCCGTCTTCGCCGTGCTGGAGGGGTTCACCCGGGTCTACGTCGGCGCCCACTACCCCCATGACGTGGTCGCCGCAGCCGTCCTGGCCCTGCCGGTTGCCTTCGTCGCGAGCCTGCTGCTGGGCCGGATCGGCCGGCCGGTGGTTGCGCGACTGCGTACCGGCGCGTTGGAATCGGTGCTCACCGCGTCACGGCGGGCCGCCCACGCGGCACGCTGA
- a CDS encoding BlaI/MecI/CopY family transcriptional regulator — protein sequence MNSGDDTGAAGERRRLGALEAEVLDLLLASREPLIPGEVLRRLDDTLAYSTVVTVLSRMHDKGLLTRGKRGRAYAYAPVADSHGLTARRMRRELESDPDRAAVLSRFVESLSAGDEALLRRLLAGELSGTPSDAPPGSTA from the coding sequence GTGAACAGCGGAGACGATACCGGGGCCGCAGGCGAGCGCAGACGCCTGGGGGCGCTGGAGGCCGAGGTCCTCGACCTGCTGCTGGCGTCCCGGGAGCCACTGATCCCCGGCGAGGTGCTGCGGCGGCTCGACGACACCCTGGCGTACTCGACGGTGGTGACCGTGCTCTCCCGGATGCACGACAAGGGGCTGCTGACCCGCGGCAAGCGCGGCCGGGCCTACGCCTACGCACCGGTCGCCGACAGCCACGGGCTGACCGCCCGTCGGATGCGCCGGGAGTTGGAGTCCGATCCGGACCGGGCGGCCGTGCTGTCCCGCTTCGTCGAGTCGCTGTCGGCCGGCGACGAGGCGCTGCTGCGCCGCCTGCTGGCCGGCGAACTGTCCGGCACACCCTCCGACGCCCCTCCTGGGAGCACCGCGTGA